A region of Mycobacteriales bacterium DNA encodes the following proteins:
- a CDS encoding glutamate ABC transporter substrate-binding protein, whose protein sequence is MRTLRFNSLALAAALSLTLAACGGGGGNDDDTAAPVDTEASFEAGTRMAELAAAGKIRVGTKFDQPLFGQKGLSGEPEGFDVEIAKIIAAKLGISEDNIEFIEAVSANREPFLQQNRVDMVVATYTMNDKRDEVVDFAGPYFQAGQDILVAKGNPKGINGPEDLKGKKTCSVSGSTPAATVQEEYGITTAELTLFDTYTKCRDALGNGQVDAVTTDNVILAGYASEAPDKYELVGAPFTEEPYGIGIPEGQEEFCDFINDTLAEAAEDGSYAKAFESTAGTVIEDTPELPEPKGCEN, encoded by the coding sequence ATGCGAACTCTGCGCTTCAACTCGCTCGCCCTCGCGGCGGCGCTCTCCCTGACCCTGGCCGCCTGCGGAGGGGGCGGCGGGAACGACGACGACACGGCGGCGCCGGTCGACACCGAGGCCAGCTTCGAGGCCGGCACCCGGATGGCCGAGCTGGCCGCGGCCGGCAAGATCCGGGTCGGCACGAAGTTCGACCAGCCGCTGTTCGGTCAGAAGGGACTGTCCGGCGAGCCGGAGGGCTTCGACGTCGAGATCGCTAAGATCATCGCCGCCAAGCTCGGCATCTCCGAGGACAACATCGAGTTCATCGAGGCCGTGTCGGCCAACCGCGAGCCGTTCCTCCAGCAGAACCGGGTGGACATGGTCGTGGCGACCTACACCATGAACGACAAGCGCGACGAGGTCGTCGACTTCGCCGGGCCGTACTTCCAAGCCGGCCAGGACATCCTGGTGGCCAAGGGCAACCCGAAGGGGATCAACGGCCCCGAGGACCTCAAGGGCAAGAAGACCTGCTCGGTCAGCGGCTCCACCCCGGCCGCCACCGTCCAGGAGGAGTACGGCATCACCACGGCCGAGCTGACCCTGTTCGACACCTACACCAAGTGCCGCGACGCGCTCGGCAACGGTCAGGTGGACGCCGTCACCACCGACAACGTCATCCTCGCGGGCTATGCCAGTGAGGCCCCGGACAAGTACGAGCTGGTGGGCGCGCCGTTCACCGAGGAGCCGTACGGCATCGGCATCCCGGAGGGACAGGAGGAGTTCTGCGACTTCATCAACGACACGCTGGCCGAGGCTGCCGAGGACGGTTCCTACGCCAAGGCGTTCGAGAGCACGGCCGGCACCGTCATCGAGGACACACCGGAGCTGCCGGAGCCCAAGGGCTGCGAGAACTAG
- a CDS encoding amino acid ABC transporter permease, protein MDAVLDNLDVFAEGFRTTVSLTLLAAMGALVLGTLIAAMRVSPVPPLRWAGATYVNLVRNTPLTVVFFLVVFGLPEVDVIVSFYRFAVIALSLYTAAFVAEVVRSGINSVAAGQAEASRAVGMTFGQTLRLVVLPQAFVNIVPPMASVFIALLKNTSIAYAFGVFEATQAMNRLITANGADVIAIVATAALTYLALALLASAAFGFLERAVTASR, encoded by the coding sequence GTGGACGCTGTCCTTGACAACCTCGACGTCTTCGCCGAGGGCTTCAGGACCACCGTCTCGCTGACGTTGCTGGCGGCGATGGGGGCGCTCGTGCTGGGCACCCTCATCGCCGCCATGCGCGTCTCGCCGGTCCCGCCGCTGAGGTGGGCGGGCGCCACCTACGTCAACCTGGTCCGCAACACCCCGCTGACCGTGGTGTTCTTCCTCGTGGTGTTCGGCCTGCCCGAGGTCGACGTCATCGTGTCCTTCTACCGGTTCGCCGTCATCGCGCTGTCGCTCTACACCGCGGCCTTCGTGGCCGAGGTCGTGCGTTCGGGCATCAACAGCGTGGCCGCCGGCCAGGCCGAGGCGTCCCGTGCCGTCGGGATGACCTTCGGTCAGACACTGCGGCTGGTCGTCCTGCCGCAGGCCTTCGTCAACATCGTCCCGCCGATGGCGAGCGTCTTCATCGCGCTGTTGAAGAACACCTCGATCGCTTACGCGTTCGGCGTGTTCGAGGCGACGCAGGCGATGAACCGGCTGATCACGGCCAACGGCGCCGACGTCATCGCGATCGTGGCGACCGCCGCCCTGACCTACCTCGCGCTCGCGTTGCTGGCCAGCGCCGCCTTCGGCTTCCTCGAGCGTGCCGTGACGGCCAGCCGATGA
- a CDS encoding amino acid ABC transporter permease — protein sequence MTTPVLYDVQGPRARRRVLLSSLVGGVVLLGLLALAARRLHANDQFEYAKYEPFLTEPLLYERLLEGLQNTLTAAAYSLVLALLFGVVFAFGRLSHAWFVRLPATAVIEFFRGVPLLLLILALFLAFPLVVGVELPALWALVIALTLYNGSVIAEIIRAGIQAIPKGQTEAAYATGLGRGQTLRLVLLPQAVRVMLPALVSQLVVLLKDTSLGFVIGYAELLRTGGQLVQVLNNPIQLYLAIALIYIVLNSSLSALAGYLESRQRRTVGATAALAPTESGAVL from the coding sequence ATGACGACGCCGGTCCTCTACGACGTCCAGGGGCCGCGCGCGCGGCGCCGGGTGCTCCTCAGCAGCCTGGTCGGCGGCGTCGTGCTGCTCGGCCTGCTCGCCCTGGCGGCCCGCCGGCTGCATGCCAACGACCAGTTCGAGTACGCGAAGTACGAGCCCTTCCTCACCGAACCGCTGCTCTACGAGCGGCTGCTGGAAGGGCTGCAGAACACGCTCACCGCGGCGGCGTACTCCCTGGTCCTGGCGCTGCTGTTCGGGGTGGTGTTCGCCTTCGGGCGGCTGTCGCACGCCTGGTTCGTACGGCTGCCCGCCACCGCGGTCATCGAGTTCTTCCGCGGCGTACCGCTGCTGCTGCTCATCCTCGCGCTGTTCCTCGCCTTCCCGCTCGTCGTCGGCGTCGAGCTGCCCGCGCTGTGGGCGCTGGTCATCGCCCTCACCCTGTACAACGGCTCGGTCATCGCCGAGATCATCCGCGCCGGCATCCAGGCGATTCCGAAGGGCCAGACCGAGGCGGCGTACGCGACCGGGCTCGGCCGCGGGCAGACCCTGCGCCTGGTGCTGCTGCCGCAGGCGGTCCGGGTGATGCTGCCGGCCCTGGTCAGCCAGCTGGTCGTGTTGCTCAAGGACACCTCGCTCGGCTTCGTCATCGGCTACGCCGAGCTGCTGCGCACCGGGGGTCAGCTCGTGCAGGTGCTCAACAACCCGATCCAGCTCTACCTGGCCATCGCGCTCATCTACATCGTGCTCAACTCCTCGCTGTCCGCGCTGGCCGGTTACCTGGAGAGCCGCCAGCGCCGCACCGTGGGGGCGACCGCGGCGCTCGCGCCGACCGAGAGCGGCGCCGTCCTCTGA
- the miaA gene encoding tRNA (adenosine(37)-N6)-dimethylallyltransferase MiaA, with translation MLAVVGPTAAGKSDLGIALARAVGGEVVNADSMQLYRGMDVGTAKLTAEERQGVPHHLLDVWPVTRTATAADYQALCRGVVDDLLARAVVPVLVGGSGLYLRAALDDLHFPGTDPALRAELEAELERDGPLALHRRLAALDPDAATRMEPSNGRRVVRALEVVLLTGSMPGQLTSYGEHYPTTYVGVDRPDLADRIATRVDRMWAAGLVAEVRRLEGEGLREGVTASRALGYAQVLGVLDGRWDQAHARELTVTATRRFARRQRAWFRRDPRVHWLDPAQDLLQQSLALVPGAVG, from the coding sequence GTGCTCGCCGTCGTCGGCCCGACCGCCGCCGGCAAGTCTGACCTCGGCATCGCGCTGGCCCGGGCGGTCGGCGGCGAGGTCGTCAACGCCGACTCCATGCAGCTCTACCGCGGCATGGACGTCGGCACGGCGAAGCTGACCGCCGAGGAGCGGCAGGGCGTGCCGCACCACCTGCTCGACGTGTGGCCGGTCACCCGTACCGCCACCGCCGCCGACTACCAGGCGCTGTGCCGGGGCGTCGTCGACGACCTGCTCGCCCGCGCCGTGGTGCCCGTCCTGGTCGGCGGCTCCGGGCTGTACCTGCGGGCGGCGCTGGACGACCTGCACTTCCCCGGCACCGACCCCGCGCTGCGTGCGGAGCTCGAGGCCGAGCTCGAGCGGGACGGCCCGCTCGCCCTGCACCGCCGGCTCGCCGCGCTGGATCCCGACGCCGCCACCCGGATGGAGCCCAGCAACGGCCGGCGGGTCGTGCGGGCGCTCGAGGTCGTGCTGCTCACCGGCTCGATGCCCGGGCAGTTGACGTCCTACGGCGAGCACTATCCGACGACGTACGTCGGTGTCGACCGGCCCGACCTCGCCGACCGGATCGCCACCCGCGTGGACCGGATGTGGGCGGCAGGGCTGGTGGCGGAGGTGCGCCGGCTCGAGGGTGAGGGGCTGCGCGAGGGAGTCACCGCCAGCCGCGCGCTCGGTTACGCCCAGGTGCTCGGTGTACTCGACGGCCGGTGGGACCAGGCGCACGCGCGCGAGCTCACGGTCACCGCGACCCGGCGGTTCGCCAGGCGGCAGCGGGCGTGGTTCCGCCGGGACCCGCGGGTGCACTGGCTGGACCCCGCACAGGACCTGCTGCAGCAGTCGCTGGCCCTCGTGCCGGGCGCCGTAGGCTGA
- the dapF gene encoding diaminopimelate epimerase yields MHFLKGHGTENDFVLLPDPDGRIDLTPRLVQRLCDRRAGLGADGVLRVVPSALEPDAAPYADQAHWFMDYRNADGSVAEMCGNGVRVYARYLLHAGLAAPGHLRLATRGGIKEVDVSAGDGPVSVDMGPALVGEPVDVDGVPATAVDMGNPHAVVPVASVAALGELKTSRLDLNVEYVEDLSATAIRMRVHERGVGETRSCGTGACAAVVATALRTGAPRDTPYDVDVPGGSLTVTWREDGHVVLTGPAVLLAEGTVSEQWLTA; encoded by the coding sequence CTGCACTTCCTCAAGGGGCACGGCACCGAGAACGACTTCGTGCTCCTGCCCGACCCCGACGGCCGGATCGACCTGACCCCCCGGCTGGTGCAGCGGCTCTGCGACCGGCGTGCCGGGCTCGGAGCCGACGGGGTGCTCCGCGTCGTGCCGAGCGCGCTGGAGCCCGATGCCGCGCCGTACGCCGACCAGGCCCACTGGTTCATGGACTACCGCAACGCCGACGGCTCGGTCGCCGAGATGTGCGGCAACGGGGTGCGGGTCTACGCCCGCTACCTGCTGCACGCCGGCTTGGCCGCGCCCGGTCACCTGCGGCTGGCCACCCGCGGCGGGATCAAGGAGGTCGACGTCTCGGCGGGGGACGGGCCGGTCAGCGTCGACATGGGGCCGGCTCTGGTCGGCGAGCCGGTCGACGTGGACGGGGTCCCGGCGACCGCGGTCGACATGGGCAACCCGCACGCCGTCGTGCCCGTCGCGTCCGTCGCCGCCCTGGGGGAGCTGAAGACCTCCCGGCTGGACCTCAACGTCGAGTACGTCGAGGACCTCTCGGCCACCGCGATCCGGATGCGGGTGCACGAGCGCGGGGTGGGGGAGACCCGCAGCTGCGGCACCGGTGCGTGCGCGGCCGTGGTCGCCACCGCGCTGCGGACCGGCGCCCCGCGCGACACGCCGTACGACGTCGACGTGCCCGGCGGCTCACTGACCGTGACCTGGCGCGAGGACGGGCACGTGGTGCTGACCGGGCCGGCGGTCCTGCTGGCGGAGGGAACGGTGAGCGAGCAGTGGCTGACGGCCTGA
- the hflX gene encoding GTPase HflX — translation MTEPAARVDQSMTAEPASLPSDGAVRLDDDLLPSEFHEIEGEGFDLEQRQGLRRVAGIRTDLEDVSEVEYRQLRLERVVLMGVYGYGDAIGAENSLAELQALAETAGCEVLEGLAQRREKPDPKTYVGSGKARELRDAVLASGADTVICDGELSPGQLRSLEEIVKVKVIDRTWLILDIFAQHATSREGKAQVELAQMTYMLPRLRGWGESLSRQGGGAGGSGSGGVGTRGPGETKIETDRRRIRNRKAKLAGEIKLMKTARDTKRQERERNAVPSVAIAGYTNAGKSSLLNRLTGAGVLVENALFATLDPTVRKAATPSGREFTLSDTVGFVRMLPHQLVEAFRSTLEEVAGADLILHVVDGSHPDPEGQLAAVREVFAEIDAHRIPEVVVINKCDLADPVVLGRLQRREKHVVAVSALTGEGLPELLQVLEQEVPHPDMLVRVLLPYAEGGLVSRIHSEGEVLAEEHTETGTRLEARVGPSLAAELNGYLVA, via the coding sequence ATGACCGAGCCTGCCGCGCGCGTTGACCAGTCGATGACTGCTGAACCCGCCTCCCTTCCCTCCGACGGCGCCGTCCGTCTCGACGACGACCTGCTGCCCTCGGAGTTCCACGAGATCGAGGGCGAGGGCTTCGACCTCGAGCAGCGCCAGGGGCTGCGCCGGGTCGCCGGCATCCGTACCGATCTCGAGGATGTCAGCGAGGTCGAGTACCGCCAGCTGCGCCTCGAACGGGTCGTGCTCATGGGCGTCTACGGCTACGGCGACGCGATCGGGGCCGAGAACTCCCTCGCCGAGCTGCAGGCCCTTGCCGAGACGGCCGGCTGTGAGGTGCTCGAGGGCTTGGCACAGCGGCGCGAGAAGCCCGACCCGAAGACCTACGTCGGCTCCGGCAAGGCCAGGGAGCTGCGTGACGCGGTGCTGGCGTCCGGCGCCGACACCGTGATCTGCGACGGGGAGCTCTCGCCCGGCCAGCTGCGGAGCCTCGAGGAGATCGTCAAGGTCAAGGTCATCGACCGGACCTGGCTGATCCTGGACATCTTCGCCCAGCACGCCACCTCGCGGGAGGGCAAGGCGCAGGTCGAGCTGGCGCAGATGACCTACATGCTGCCGCGGCTGCGCGGGTGGGGTGAGTCGCTGTCCCGGCAGGGTGGCGGCGCCGGCGGGTCGGGCTCCGGCGGTGTCGGCACGCGTGGGCCCGGTGAGACCAAGATCGAGACCGACCGACGCCGGATCCGCAACCGCAAGGCCAAGCTGGCCGGCGAGATCAAGCTGATGAAGACCGCGCGCGACACCAAGCGCCAGGAGCGTGAGCGCAATGCCGTCCCGTCGGTGGCGATCGCCGGCTACACCAACGCGGGGAAGAGCTCGCTGCTCAACCGCCTGACCGGCGCCGGCGTGCTGGTGGAGAACGCGCTATTCGCCACCCTGGACCCGACCGTCCGCAAGGCCGCCACTCCCTCCGGCCGGGAGTTCACGCTGTCCGACACCGTCGGATTCGTCCGGATGCTGCCGCACCAGCTGGTCGAGGCCTTTCGCTCGACCCTCGAGGAGGTGGCCGGCGCCGACCTGATCCTGCACGTCGTGGACGGCTCGCACCCGGACCCCGAGGGGCAGCTCGCCGCCGTCCGTGAGGTCTTCGCCGAGATCGACGCGCACCGCATCCCAGAGGTGGTCGTCATCAACAAGTGCGACCTCGCCGACCCGGTGGTGCTCGGGCGGCTGCAGCGTCGCGAAAAGCACGTGGTGGCGGTGTCGGCGCTGACCGGCGAGGGTCTGCCGGAGCTGCTGCAGGTGCTCGAGCAGGAGGTGCCGCACCCGGACATGCTGGTCCGCGTGTTGCTGCCCTACGCCGAGGGAGGCCTCGTCTCTCGGATCCACAGTGAAGGCGAGGTGCTCGCGGAGGAGCACACGGAGACGGGGACCCGGCTCGAGGCGCGCGTCGGTCCGTCGCTGGCGGCCGAGCTGAACGGGTACCTCGTCGCCTGA
- a CDS encoding DUF6318 family protein yields MRIRAAAAALVMATAVVACSSDPAPSPLPTLPTSSPTPSPLSVPAEALAETPHGAAAFTRYFFDQVNRAYVARDATVVQRLSTSACGSCAAVVGDIQRLRREGHQVAGQRYKLTFSEAAPADSEGRMIVDFGFTADPYVERDSSSAIVKEFPEKGPQEGQTMLVRVDDQWRVAAVRLVTA; encoded by the coding sequence GTGAGGATCCGGGCCGCCGCTGCCGCGCTGGTCATGGCGACCGCCGTCGTGGCCTGCAGCAGCGATCCCGCGCCCAGTCCGCTGCCGACGCTGCCGACGTCGTCGCCGACGCCCAGCCCGCTGTCGGTGCCGGCTGAGGCGCTGGCCGAGACGCCGCATGGAGCTGCGGCGTTCACCCGGTACTTCTTCGACCAGGTGAACCGGGCCTATGTCGCGCGCGACGCAACTGTTGTCCAACGGCTGAGCACATCCGCCTGCGGCTCATGTGCTGCCGTGGTCGGCGACATCCAGCGCTTGAGGCGTGAAGGTCATCAGGTTGCTGGCCAGCGCTACAAGTTGACGTTCTCAGAGGCGGCACCAGCAGACAGCGAAGGCCGGATGATTGTCGACTTCGGCTTCACTGCTGACCCATACGTGGAGAGGGACAGCAGCAGCGCCATCGTCAAGGAGTTTCCAGAGAAAGGGCCACAGGAGGGTCAGACGATGTTGGTCCGCGTCGATGACCAGTGGAGAGTCGCGGCAGTGCGCTTGGTAACCGCATGA